Proteins encoded together in one Flavobacteriales bacterium window:
- a CDS encoding T9SS type A sorting domain-containing protein, whose amino-acid sequence MRYTKMLTALLALGMAPLVQAQPGCSEELTLTLRTDVDASQTSWEITLGGTSTVLCSGGGYTPNTLLNLTCCVDPGCYSLRVFDSFGDGMNANGYYILYDVHGERIIDNRDNGDFGSVSTVANNAPFCVPIGPDRLIEALCDRGDLIYGNLLIAHPEPAVVSAYQPGVQLALQNANYGYQFWLFDPNGSYSRRVYIHNGTYNGWDSNDPERASYLNYAWLQTLPVPMDQWLNVRIRARIAGTYREFGPACRIHLNPEKPPCNTTRLVDRPNDPKFSCGVTRTFGGSDRLYAFKRTSADRYQFEFSNTGSGYLRRISLPTSGVILNWLTQPLVAGTTYNVRVRISYDTGQSWCNWGPSCWMAIGTTPGDGGLEKVLTPEAASLWPNPTDGSPVQVALGDGWAQDMPVELLVIANDGRIVLRQRLGAALDGPFAQLGVAGLAPGTYIVRLIQGERLAQERLVIR is encoded by the coding sequence ATGCGGTACACCAAAATGTTGACGGCCCTGCTCGCCCTGGGTATGGCCCCGCTCGTTCAGGCCCAGCCGGGCTGTAGCGAAGAGCTTACGCTCACCCTGCGCACGGACGTGGACGCCTCACAGACGTCCTGGGAGATCACCCTCGGGGGCACTTCGACGGTCCTGTGCTCGGGAGGTGGCTACACGCCGAACACGCTGTTGAACCTGACCTGCTGCGTGGATCCGGGGTGCTACTCCCTTCGGGTCTTCGACAGCTTCGGGGACGGAATGAACGCGAACGGCTATTACATCCTGTATGACGTGCACGGTGAGCGCATCATTGACAACCGGGATAACGGTGACTTCGGCTCCGTGAGCACGGTGGCCAATAACGCGCCGTTCTGCGTGCCCATCGGTCCCGACCGGTTGATCGAGGCGCTCTGCGACCGCGGCGACCTGATCTATGGCAACCTGTTGATCGCGCATCCCGAGCCTGCCGTGGTGTCCGCTTACCAACCCGGGGTGCAGCTCGCCCTTCAGAACGCCAACTATGGTTACCAGTTCTGGTTGTTCGACCCCAATGGCAGCTATTCCCGGCGGGTATACATCCACAACGGCACCTACAACGGTTGGGACTCGAACGACCCGGAGCGGGCCTCCTACCTGAATTATGCCTGGCTGCAGACCCTGCCGGTTCCGATGGACCAGTGGCTCAATGTGCGCATCCGCGCACGGATCGCCGGGACGTACCGTGAGTTCGGCCCCGCCTGTCGGATCCATCTCAACCCGGAGAAGCCACCCTGCAACACCACGCGCTTGGTGGACCGGCCGAACGACCCGAAGTTCTCCTGCGGGGTCACCCGGACCTTCGGTGGAAGCGACCGGCTGTACGCCTTCAAACGGACGAGCGCCGACCGGTATCAGTTCGAGTTCAGCAACACGGGTTCCGGGTACCTCAGGCGCATCTCCCTCCCCACGTCCGGCGTCATCCTCAACTGGCTGACGCAGCCTCTGGTGGCGGGCACCACCTACAATGTGCGCGTACGGATCAGCTACGATACCGGGCAGAGTTGGTGCAACTGGGGCCCGAGCTGTTGGATGGCCATCGGAACCACACCGGGTGACGGTGGTCTGGAGAAGGTCCTGACGCCCGAGGCTGCCTCGCTGTGGCCGAATCCGACGGACGGGTCGCCGGTGCAGGTCGCACTGGGTGACGGATGGGCGCAGGACATGCCGGTGGAGCTGCTGGTGATCGCGAACGATGGGCGGATCGTCCTCCGGCAACGCCTAGGCGCGGCGCTCGATGGTCCGTTCGCACAGCTGGGCGTGGCCGGGCTGGCACCGGGCACGTACATCGTGCGGTTGATCCAGGGTGAACGCCTCGCGCAGGAGCGGCTCGTGATCCGCTGA
- a CDS encoding CinA family nicotinamide mononucleotide deamidase-related protein, producing the protein MSGEGHEITAGIINIGDELLIGQTLNTNASWLGEQLSLQGIRPVEVRTIGDDREQILTTLSGATADVVLITGGLGPTKDDITKHTLCTFFGTRLTRRPEVEARIETLFARMGRPLLEMNRTQADLPEACAVIPNLNGTASGMWFERPREDRDTPRVFISLPGVPYELKGMMETEVLPRLRTTFSPPVIVHRTLLTTGAGESQVATRIAAWEEGLDGTGIKLAYLPSPGLVKLRLSAYANRDARVARDRVDRKAEELRALIPDLVFGEGTTRLEEVVGGLLRDAGQTLSLAESCTGGYLSHLITSVPGSSAYYIGGVVSYANAVKMEELGIPAGMLELNGAVSRPVVEQMASGVRQGLRTDWSIALSGIAGPDGGTPEKPVGTVWIAVAGPDGVRSTMVLFPGSRDLVIKRSAIAALNMLRKRLPRSEP; encoded by the coding sequence ATGAGCGGGGAGGGGCACGAGATCACGGCCGGGATCATCAACATCGGCGACGAGCTGCTGATCGGCCAGACGCTGAACACCAACGCCTCGTGGCTGGGCGAACAGTTGTCCCTTCAGGGCATCAGGCCTGTGGAGGTGCGCACCATCGGCGATGACCGGGAGCAGATCCTGACGACGTTGAGCGGGGCCACCGCGGATGTGGTCCTGATCACCGGCGGCCTGGGACCCACCAAGGACGACATCACGAAACACACCTTATGCACCTTCTTCGGCACCCGGTTGACCCGGAGGCCGGAGGTGGAGGCACGGATCGAAACCCTGTTCGCCCGGATGGGCCGTCCACTGCTGGAGATGAACCGGACACAGGCCGACCTGCCTGAAGCCTGTGCGGTGATCCCCAATCTGAACGGTACGGCCAGTGGCATGTGGTTCGAGCGACCGCGCGAAGACCGCGATACCCCGCGCGTGTTCATCAGCCTGCCCGGCGTGCCATACGAGCTCAAGGGGATGATGGAGACCGAGGTACTGCCCCGACTGCGGACGACCTTCTCACCCCCGGTGATCGTGCACCGCACACTGCTCACCACGGGGGCCGGGGAGAGCCAGGTGGCCACGCGGATCGCGGCCTGGGAGGAAGGGCTCGATGGAACAGGGATCAAGCTGGCCTACCTCCCGAGCCCGGGTCTGGTGAAGCTGCGGCTGAGCGCCTATGCCAACCGCGATGCCCGGGTGGCCCGCGATCGGGTGGACCGCAAGGCGGAGGAACTGCGCGCCCTGATCCCCGACCTGGTGTTCGGCGAAGGGACGACCCGCCTCGAAGAGGTGGTCGGGGGGCTCCTTCGCGACGCTGGACAAACGTTAAGCCTTGCCGAGAGCTGCACCGGCGGCTATCTCAGCCACCTCATTACCAGCGTGCCGGGCAGCTCCGCTTACTACATCGGCGGCGTGGTGAGCTACGCGAACGCCGTGAAGATGGAGGAGCTGGGGATCCCGGCGGGGATGCTCGAACTGAACGGGGCGGTGAGCCGGCCGGTGGTGGAGCAGATGGCCTCCGGTGTCCGTCAGGGTCTTCGGACGGACTGGAGCATCGCGTTGAGCGGGATCGCCGGCCCGGATGGCGGCACGCCCGAAAAACCCGTGGGCACCGTATGGATCGCCGTGGCCGGCCCCGATGGCGTGCGTTCCACGATGGTCCTGTTCCCGGGCAGCCGCGATCTGGTGATCAAGCGCAGTGCGATCGCCGCCCTGAACATGCTGCGCAAACGATTACCGCGGTCCGAGCCGTGA
- a CDS encoding insulinase family protein: MRHLFALSILCTAAPALAQRSYTYRSVPGDLTDTRIYTLDNGLEVWLSRNPDAPRVQTNIAVRAGSKNDPADATGLAHYLEHMLFKGTSRIGTSNWPEEQRLLKAISDQYERRRDTRDEAGRDAIYRTIDSLSQLAAALAVPNEYDKMVKSIGARGTNAYTSTERTVYINDVPSDELEKWMMIESERMQECVLRLFHTELETVYEEFNRNQDNDGRLAYQKKNELLYPHHPYGTQTTIGRGEHLKDPSMEKIHAFFKAWYVPNNMAVVLAGDIDHDRTIALVDKHFGKWVAREVPRFDHDPERPLNGPVVAEVTGPDREWATLAWRFKGTGSADPLMLELVAGLLSNGQAGLFDLNLVQAQRVLDASAFAMEQADHSEFNIRVEPREGQSLEQARDLALEQLGLLASGTFDDWLIGAVVNDLKLQRIRQWSDNNGRRAAAMTDAFILRKDWKEVLAEHDRMAAITKDQVMAFVKERLGADHVCVLKRSGERTGVHKVTKPRITPIDIKREGKSEWRRAWEQVPGAELTPEFVDFATAIERLDLGKGIELARVHNPSNELFSLRYILDLGTDHDKAMEVAVKFLPYLGTTRYSAPELRKELFKLGLSLDVFVGNDRCYVTLSGLERNLRQGVVMLEHVLAECRPDAEALAGLIADIRKERQDQARNKGVLLSAALFSQARYGARSPFNDVLTDAELNALKAEDLVARLHGLTSYKHRVFHYGRQGIDQVEALLRELHTTPAELRALPPERAYPEVPTTRNEVLFAEYDMVQTEMLLVSKAGLFDVEKMPYAALFNEYFGSGLSSIVFQEIRESKALAYGASASYTTPAEKQEAHYVRAFIGTQADKLPDAVDAMLRLMNDMPMAEAQFEGARTAARKVIASTRITRENIYWQWDATQRRGLETDVRKLVYDRIPQITLQDMKVFFDREIKGRPYTYCVIGKESAMDIEALERLGPVRKLDRAELFGFEVAP, from the coding sequence ATGCGCCACCTCTTCGCCCTTTCCATCCTGTGCACGGCCGCTCCTGCGCTGGCCCAACGCAGCTACACCTATCGCTCGGTGCCTGGGGACCTCACCGACACGCGCATCTACACCTTGGACAACGGCCTGGAGGTGTGGCTGAGCCGCAACCCGGATGCACCGCGTGTGCAGACGAACATCGCCGTGCGGGCCGGAAGCAAGAACGACCCGGCCGACGCCACCGGACTGGCCCATTACCTGGAGCACATGCTCTTCAAGGGCACCTCCCGGATCGGAACGTCCAACTGGCCCGAGGAGCAGCGGCTGCTGAAGGCGATCAGCGACCAATACGAACGGCGCCGCGACACCAGGGACGAGGCCGGGCGGGACGCCATTTATCGGACCATCGACAGCCTCAGCCAGCTGGCGGCGGCGCTTGCCGTGCCCAACGAGTACGACAAGATGGTGAAGAGCATCGGCGCGCGCGGGACCAACGCCTACACGAGCACCGAACGCACCGTCTACATCAACGATGTGCCCAGCGATGAACTGGAGAAGTGGATGATGATCGAGAGCGAGCGCATGCAGGAGTGCGTGCTCCGGCTGTTCCATACCGAACTCGAGACCGTCTATGAGGAGTTCAACCGCAACCAGGACAACGACGGCCGGCTCGCCTACCAGAAGAAGAACGAACTATTGTACCCGCATCACCCGTACGGGACACAAACGACCATCGGCAGGGGAGAGCACCTGAAGGACCCGAGCATGGAGAAGATCCACGCCTTCTTCAAGGCCTGGTACGTGCCCAACAATATGGCCGTGGTGCTTGCGGGCGACATCGACCACGACCGGACGATCGCGCTCGTGGACAAGCACTTCGGCAAATGGGTGGCACGGGAGGTGCCTCGCTTTGACCACGACCCGGAACGCCCGCTCAACGGCCCGGTGGTGGCCGAGGTCACAGGACCTGACCGGGAATGGGCCACCCTGGCCTGGCGTTTCAAGGGGACCGGCAGCGCCGATCCCCTGATGCTGGAGCTGGTGGCCGGCTTGCTGAGCAATGGACAGGCGGGCCTGTTCGACCTCAACCTGGTGCAGGCGCAGCGCGTGCTCGATGCTTCGGCCTTTGCCATGGAACAGGCCGACCACAGCGAGTTCAACATCCGGGTGGAGCCGCGCGAAGGACAGTCGCTGGAGCAGGCCCGCGATCTGGCCCTGGAGCAGCTTGGTCTTCTGGCGAGCGGCACCTTCGACGACTGGCTCATCGGCGCCGTGGTGAACGACCTGAAGCTCCAGCGCATCCGCCAGTGGAGCGACAATAACGGACGGCGTGCCGCGGCCATGACCGATGCCTTCATTCTGCGCAAGGACTGGAAGGAGGTGCTGGCCGAGCACGACCGCATGGCCGCGATCACCAAGGACCAGGTGATGGCCTTCGTGAAGGAGCGGCTCGGCGCCGACCACGTCTGCGTGCTGAAGCGCTCCGGCGAGCGGACCGGCGTGCACAAGGTGACCAAGCCGCGCATCACGCCCATCGACATCAAGCGCGAGGGAAAGAGCGAATGGCGGCGTGCATGGGAGCAGGTCCCGGGCGCTGAACTGACCCCGGAGTTCGTGGATTTCGCCACGGCCATCGAGCGCCTCGACCTGGGCAAGGGGATCGAGCTCGCCCGTGTCCACAACCCGTCCAACGAGCTGTTCAGCCTGCGCTACATCCTGGACCTGGGCACCGACCACGACAAAGCGATGGAGGTGGCCGTGAAGTTCCTGCCCTACCTCGGCACCACCCGGTATTCCGCACCCGAACTGCGGAAGGAGCTCTTCAAGCTGGGCCTTTCGCTGGATGTGTTCGTGGGCAACGACCGGTGCTACGTGACCCTCAGCGGCCTGGAGCGGAACCTGCGTCAGGGTGTGGTGATGCTCGAGCATGTGCTGGCCGAGTGTCGTCCGGATGCGGAAGCCCTCGCCGGGTTGATCGCGGACATCCGGAAGGAGCGCCAGGACCAGGCCCGGAACAAGGGGGTGCTGCTCTCCGCCGCGCTCTTCAGCCAGGCCCGGTATGGCGCCCGTTCCCCGTTCAACGATGTGCTCACCGACGCCGAACTGAACGCGTTGAAGGCGGAGGACCTGGTGGCCCGCCTCCATGGGCTCACCTCCTACAAACACCGTGTGTTCCACTACGGAAGACAGGGGATCGACCAGGTGGAGGCCCTTTTGCGCGAGCTGCACACCACCCCCGCGGAACTGCGGGCGCTGCCTCCGGAGCGCGCGTATCCTGAAGTGCCGACCACCCGCAACGAGGTGCTCTTCGCCGAGTACGACATGGTGCAGACCGAGATGCTGCTCGTGAGCAAAGCGGGCCTCTTCGACGTGGAGAAAATGCCCTACGCGGCGCTGTTCAATGAGTACTTCGGCAGCGGTCTTAGCAGCATCGTGTTCCAGGAGATCCGTGAGTCGAAGGCGCTCGCCTACGGGGCGAGCGCGAGCTACACCACCCCGGCCGAGAAGCAGGAAGCGCACTACGTGCGCGCCTTCATCGGCACCCAGGCGGACAAACTGCCCGATGCGGTGGACGCGATGCTGCGCCTGATGAACGACATGCCCATGGCCGAGGCCCAGTTCGAAGGGGCACGGACCGCCGCGCGCAAGGTGATCGCCAGCACGCGCATCACCCGGGAGAACATCTACTGGCAGTGGGACGCGACCCAGCGTCGGGGCCTCGAAACCGATGTCCGCAAGCTCGTCTATGACCGGATCCCGCAGATCACCCTGCAGGATATGAAGGTCTTCTTCGACCGGGAGATCAAAGGGCGGCCATACACGTACTGCGTCATCGGCAAGGAGAGCGCGATGGACATCGAAGCCCTGGAGCGCCTGGGCCCGGTGCGGAAGCTGGATCGGGCCGAGCTGTTCGGGTTCGAGGTGGCCCCCTGA